Sequence from the Paenibacillus riograndensis SBR5 genome:
GAGCCGTTCCAGTGATATTGGGTGGAGACCAGGATGCGTTCCGCCGCGCCGGACGGACCGAGCATTCCCATCTGCTCACGGTGCTTCTCCAGGGAGTCATTCACCCCTTCCGCCACAAGCCGCAGAGCCAGCTCGCGCAGCACCCCCAGCGTTCCCCGCTGAAACAGTGCGGCGGTTTTGCTGTTGCGCACATGCCCTTCCGAGACACGCTGGAGCAGCGTTTCAGGCGTTACATCAATCAGACGGATTTCATCTGCAAGCTCCAGTGTATGGGCAGAGACCGTCTCCTCCACCTCAATCCCCATATATTTCTGGGCCAGTTCCCTTACGCCTTCCAGCTCATATACGTTTACCGTAGTTATTACACTGATTCCGTGACCCAGCAGGAAGTGGATATCTTCCAATCTGGTCTTATGCACTGCATCAGGACGGTTCCGGTGCGCCAGGCCATCCACCAGAACCACCTCCGGGTTCCGCTGGATTAAGGCTTCCACATTCAGATCCTTTTTTTCCGTGCCGTCGTGGACCCAATGAATGCTCGGGATCCGTTCGAGCTGCCCGATTTGTTCAATCGTTTCAGGACGCTGGAGCGTGGATACCGCACAGATGACGACATCTATTCCCTGCTGCTGGAGCGCTGTTCCTTCCCGCAGCATATGATAGGTTTTGCCCGACCCGCTTACTGCACCAATAAAAATTTTCAACCGTCCGCGATGCAGCTTGGAGATGGATAACAAGATTTCCTCCGGACTTTTCCGCTTGAAGTTTTCCACCTTGTCCATTCCTCACGTTCCGATTTATTTTCCATTCACCGTCTTCTGCACATCGATGTTGAGCAGGAGCACATTGACAACCCGCTCTCCCAAGACTCCCAGTTCTCTTTCTTGGGTATGCTTAGCTACCAGTTCCTTCAATTGTTCTTCAGATATGCCAGTGCTCTTGCTGATGCGCGGGATTTGAACCTGCGCCGCCTCCACACTGATGTGCGGATCCAAGCCGGAGCCGGAATTGGTGATCAGATCCACCGGCAATTCAGACACGGGAATCCCGGGGTTCTCCGACTTCCAGGCCTCTACTGACGCCTTCGTGCGTTCAAGCATATCCGGATTGGAAGGCGCATAGTTCGGCGTACCTGAGGAAACCGCGTTATATTCAATACTAGAAATCCGGCCATGGAAGTAACCCGGGGACGTGAAATTCTGTCCAATCCATTTGGAGCCAATGACTTCATGTTTATCATTATAGATCAGGCTTCCATCCGCCTTATCCGGCATGACTGCCTGGGCAATTCCCGTCACAACCAGCTGATACGCCAGAATAATAATCATGAGTGCGACAGTTGTTCTTATTGAAACAGCGATAGTCTTCATACCGCATTCAT
This genomic interval carries:
- the kdpC gene encoding potassium-transporting ATPase subunit KdpC, translated to MKTIAVSIRTTVALMIIILAYQLVVTGIAQAVMPDKADGSLIYNDKHEVIGSKWIGQNFTSPGYFHGRISSIEYNAVSSGTPNYAPSNPDMLERTKASVEAWKSENPGIPVSELPVDLITNSGSGLDPHISVEAAQVQIPRISKSTGISEEQLKELVAKHTQERELGVLGERVVNVLLLNIDVQKTVNGK